GACTCAGCGCGAACGATATCAATAGATTGCTCCAGATCATCTAGAAGCTTCTGCAGGATGGCAAGATCTTGACGTTCTTTACCTGCCAGCGTGAAGGTTAATTCCTCAATTTGCTTGGTTACCAATGCCAATGAGGACTTGTGCATATCAATCTGACTCTTCAGCTCAGCTTGAGCACTATTGCTCATCTTCGCTGCTTTATAGCTTTCTTCTGAAGCGAACCCAACCTGTTCTAACACTCCGAGGTAGCTTTGAAGAGCCTTGTCCTTATTGGTAGTCGCTTCGCTCTTCCCATTCTCAGCATTGACTCGGCTTGCAGATGCCTTGATATTCCGTTCGTTCGCTTCCTGGTATTGACTCTGTGCTTGCTTCCACGCGCTCTCAAGTTGTCTATTGTTAACCTCTGCACTCTTGATATGCTGTTCTAATTTCCCGAGACTACGTACTTCTTCTGGCAAGCTGGATAACGATTGATCAAATAATGCTTTCTCAGTTACATATTCTGTATTTTTGCTATTGAACAAATTTAGCGTCTGTTCCTTTTGTTTGCGTAACTCCTCCAATTTGCTATCCAGCGTATCTAATGCTTGCTTGAGTGGAGCCAACATAGAATTATCTTCCTTCAGTTGCTTCTCCTCTTCAACCAGTGCCTTTCCCTCTATTTGCAGATCAGCATAAACAATCTGAATCCCTTCTAACGGATATCCCAGTTCAAGCAACTGCTGCTGCTTCTCTAGAATCTGTTGTTGCGTAGTAGTTAGTTTAGCTTTTACTTCGAGATATTTTTTTTCAAATGAAGATTTCTCCTTACGCATCCGTTCAAGCTCTTCTTTGGTAGGAATGTCGCCGGTGGCAGCAGCTTTTTGGGGATGATCAAGACTTCCGCAGACCGGACATAACTCACCGTCATGAAGATGACTTGCAAGCAATCCTGCTTGTCCTTCAATCCAGAGTTCCTCAATTGTAGAATACGCCTGATCCGCTTGCTCAAATGACTCTTTATTCCCTCTTTCTTCTGCTTGTTCAATTGTAAGTTTGTCTAAAAGGCCGAGATATTCTTTCATAGTTACAGCCTGCTGTCTTAACTGGTTAAGCTTTTCAGTCTTTGCCGGCAAATGAAGAACCTTAGCTTCCAGTTCCTTAACTTGCGCTGCCTTAGAGAGTCGATCGCTCTGCTTCATCTCCAGCTCATCAATTGCACCGTTCAACTGCTTAGACAAGGTATCCACTTCTATCGTAAGCATCGTGACTCGTTGCTGTCTCTGGTCAATCTCTTTTACTGCTGGGAGATATCCTTGAAGTCGATCCAGTTCACGCAAAGATTGATTCCGTAATTCTTCCTTTCCCTCTTCCTGCTTATAGAGAGCAATAGCCGTATTGAGGGCAGTTTCAGCCTGCAGGCATTCAGTAAGCGCAGCTTCGAGCAACTCGCTTTTACGACTTAGTTCACCCGTCATTTCAATATTATGTTGTTCATAGACCTGAAGGTGAACCGCTTGCTCCGCCAGAGATAGCTGCTCTGTTTGCTGTTTGATAACATCCTCTTGCGCTACCAGCTTTTGCTTTACTTCAGATTTTTGATCTAACAGATCATATTGTTCATTCACCGCTCGAGCTTGATGATAAACTGCCGTATGCTCTTGGAACTTTGTCATTTCAGATTGCAGCAGCTGCTTCTTTTCTTTCAGTTGCACAGTATAATATTCGATCTCTTTATTCAATGCTTCAAGCACTTGATAAGTATTATGGTTCTCCTGCTCAAAAACCTTGTATAAGTCAGAGAC
The sequence above is a segment of the Paenibacillus sp. FSL R7-0204 genome. Coding sequences within it:
- a CDS encoding SMC family ATPase yields the protein MRPLKLTMTAFGPYKDTEIIDFSELKEHRLFVVSGNTGAGKTSIFDAICFALYGDASGEDRNDNKMLRSHFADDQTHTSVDLEFELKGRIYRVFRQLAHVKSGNKGATGDSYELYEISSGKAIPIVDRFIVSQVDEKIRGLIGLTKEQFSQIVMLPQGEFRKLLTSETENKEEILRRIFKTGLYKQVTDHLNEQRKDMQQICSEQAKMLEYHIGNVKGALGGREVSDLYKVFEQENHNTYQVLEALNKEIEYYTVQLKEKKQLLQSEMTKFQEHTAVYHQARAVNEQYDLLDQKSEVKQKLVAQEDVIKQQTEQLSLAEQAVHLQVYEQHNIEMTGELSRKSELLEAALTECLQAETALNTAIALYKQEEGKEELRNQSLRELDRLQGYLPAVKEIDQRQQRVTMLTIEVDTLSKQLNGAIDELEMKQSDRLSKAAQVKELEAKVLHLPAKTEKLNQLRQQAVTMKEYLGLLDKLTIEQAEERGNKESFEQADQAYSTIEELWIEGQAGLLASHLHDGELCPVCGSLDHPQKAAATGDIPTKEELERMRKEKSSFEKKYLEVKAKLTTTQQQILEKQQQLLELGYPLEGIQIVYADLQIEGKALVEEEKQLKEDNSMLAPLKQALDTLDSKLEELRKQKEQTLNLFNSKNTEYVTEKALFDQSLSSLPEEVRSLGKLEQHIKSAEVNNRQLESAWKQAQSQYQEANERNIKASASRVNAENGKSEATTNKDKALQSYLGVLEQVGFASEESYKAAKMSNSAQAELKSQIDMHKSSLALVTKQIEELTFTLAGKERQDLAILQKLLDDLEQSIDIVRAESIQAGNNSDKGSEFKANILEAERSCQEAEREYQVVKDLYDVVRGENSSKISFERYLQIEFLDKIIHNANHRLQKMSGGQYYLVRSNRMEKRGKQSGLGFDVYDNYTGQMRDVKTLSGGEKFNASLCLALGMADVIQAYDGGVSLETMFIDEGFGSLDEESLNKAIDTLIDLQQSGRMIGVISHVQELKSAIPAILEVKKTREGYSYTNFDVS